In a single window of the Saccharothrix australiensis genome:
- a CDS encoding SOS response-associated peptidase, which produces MCGRYASTKNPALLAAEFDAVDGTDGDAPGPDYNVAPTKSVPAVVERHPRDDDGNPDPETTERSVRVMRWGLVPHWAKDLSGAAKMINARAESVLEKPAYRDSAAKRRCLVPADGWYEWQPGEGRKQPYFINPGDGSSLAMAGIWSVWWQQVGDERKPIITCAVLTTDAIGEMKQVHHRMPLVLPRDRWAAWLDPDNTDPKDLLVPDRDLVDALELRPVSMRVNSIKNNDPSLMDAVDLEPDQAPEPTLFELS; this is translated from the coding sequence GTGTGCGGCAGGTACGCCTCCACCAAGAACCCGGCGCTGCTGGCGGCGGAGTTCGACGCGGTGGACGGCACCGACGGCGACGCGCCCGGCCCGGACTACAACGTGGCGCCGACCAAGTCGGTGCCGGCGGTCGTGGAGCGCCACCCGCGCGACGACGACGGCAACCCCGACCCGGAGACGACCGAGCGCAGCGTGCGCGTGATGCGCTGGGGCCTGGTGCCGCACTGGGCGAAGGACCTGTCCGGCGCGGCGAAGATGATCAACGCCCGCGCGGAGAGCGTCCTGGAGAAGCCCGCCTACCGGGACTCGGCCGCCAAGCGCCGCTGCCTCGTCCCCGCCGACGGCTGGTACGAGTGGCAGCCGGGTGAGGGCCGCAAGCAGCCGTACTTCATCAACCCCGGCGACGGCTCCAGCCTGGCGATGGCGGGCATCTGGTCGGTCTGGTGGCAGCAGGTGGGCGACGAGCGCAAGCCGATCATCACGTGCGCGGTGCTCACCACGGACGCCATCGGCGAGATGAAGCAGGTGCACCACCGGATGCCGCTGGTGCTGCCGCGCGACCGCTGGGCGGCCTGGCTCGACCCGGACAACACGGACCCGAAGGACCTGCTCGTGCCGGACCGCGACCTGGTCGACGCGCTGGAGCTGCGGCCGGTGTCCATGCGGGTCAACAGCATCAAGAACAACGACCCGTCCCTCATGGACGCGGTGGACCTCGAACCGGACCAGGCGCCCGAGCCCACGCTGTTCGAACTGTCATGA
- the aroA gene encoding 3-phosphoshikimate 1-carboxyvinyltransferase encodes MTSQWSAPTTDGPVHATVPVPGSKSITNRALVLAALADGPSTLHAPLRSRDTTLMVAALGALGVGVADGPDGSWLVTPHALRGPAAVDCGLAGTVMRFLPPAAALAVGEVVFDGDEHARLRPMTTILDALRALGADVDGEALPFTLHGKGGLPGGEVTIDASASSQFVSGLLLSGARYEGGVTVAHRGEPVPSLPHIEMTTSMLREAGVVVDDSTPDAWRVEPGPVAGREWRVEPDLSNATPFLAAAAVTGGEVTIPGWPATTTQPGGAARAIFERFGCAVTADERGLTVRGPERLTGLDIDLRDESELTPTVAALAALADGPTVIRGVAHIRGHETDRIAALAAEINRLGGDAAETADGLVITPRPLRGGVWRAYADHRMATAGAIIGLVVPGVAVDDIGSTTKTIPDFPGMWATMLGAR; translated from the coding sequence ATGACTTCGCAGTGGTCCGCACCCACCACCGACGGTCCCGTGCACGCGACGGTACCCGTGCCCGGCTCCAAGTCGATCACCAACCGCGCCCTGGTGCTGGCCGCGTTGGCCGACGGCCCCTCCACCCTGCACGCGCCGCTGCGCAGCCGGGACACCACCCTGATGGTGGCGGCGCTGGGCGCGCTCGGCGTGGGCGTCGCGGACGGCCCGGACGGGTCCTGGCTGGTCACGCCGCACGCGCTGCGCGGGCCGGCGGCCGTGGACTGCGGGCTCGCGGGGACGGTGATGCGGTTCCTGCCGCCCGCCGCGGCGCTGGCGGTGGGCGAGGTCGTGTTCGACGGCGACGAGCACGCGCGGCTGCGGCCGATGACCACGATCCTGGACGCGCTGCGGGCGCTGGGCGCGGACGTCGACGGCGAGGCGCTGCCGTTCACCCTGCACGGCAAGGGCGGGCTGCCCGGTGGCGAGGTGACGATCGACGCGTCCGCCTCGTCGCAGTTCGTCTCCGGCCTGCTGCTGTCGGGCGCGCGGTACGAGGGCGGTGTGACGGTGGCGCACCGCGGCGAGCCGGTGCCGTCGCTGCCGCACATCGAGATGACCACGTCGATGCTGCGGGAGGCCGGCGTGGTCGTGGACGACTCGACCCCGGACGCGTGGCGCGTCGAACCCGGCCCGGTGGCGGGTCGGGAGTGGCGGGTCGAGCCGGACCTGTCGAACGCGACGCCGTTCCTCGCCGCCGCGGCCGTGACCGGCGGCGAGGTGACGATCCCCGGCTGGCCGGCGACCACCACCCAGCCCGGCGGCGCGGCGCGGGCGATCTTCGAGCGGTTCGGGTGCGCGGTGACCGCGGACGAGCGCGGGTTGACCGTGCGCGGGCCCGAGCGGTTGACCGGCCTGGACATCGACCTGCGTGACGAGAGCGAGCTGACGCCGACCGTCGCGGCGCTGGCGGCGCTCGCCGACGGGCCCACGGTCATCCGCGGCGTCGCGCACATCCGCGGGCACGAGACGGACCGGATCGCGGCCCTGGCGGCGGAGATCAACCGGCTGGGCGGCGACGCGGCCGAGACCGCGGACGGTCTGGTCATCACGCCGCGCCCGCTGCGCGGCGGCGTGTGGCGCGCCTACGCGGACCACCGGATGGCGACCGCCGGCGCGATCATCGGGCTGGTGGTGCCCGGCGTCGCGGTGGACGACATCGGGTCGACCACCAAGACGATCCCGGACTTTCCGGGCATGTGGGCCACGATGCTCGGAGCGCGCTGA
- the rsgA gene encoding ribosome small subunit-dependent GTPase A, with protein sequence MDESDVRVRPGKGTRPRSKRRPEHADAVPAMVVAVDRGRWTCAVEDDPKRLVTAMRARELGRTPVVVGDRIGLVGDTSGQPDTLARIVKVAERHTVLRRTADDTDPFERVVVANAEQLVIVSALADPQPRRGFIDRCLVAAYAGGLSPLLCLTKSDLAPPDDLLAAYAELDLPVVVTRSDQDPGALRERLVDRLSALIGHSGVGKSTLVNRLVPDANRAVGVVSAVGKGRHTSTQAVALPLPEGGWAVDTPGIRSFGLAHITPDDIVAAFPDMKAMAEECPPGCGHLGAPEDPDCMLDELVVTGEASTGRLTSLRRLLESRGKYDEYD encoded by the coding sequence ATGGACGAGTCCGACGTGCGGGTGCGGCCGGGCAAGGGCACGCGCCCGCGCAGCAAGCGGCGGCCCGAGCACGCCGACGCGGTGCCGGCGATGGTCGTCGCCGTGGACCGGGGCCGGTGGACCTGCGCGGTGGAGGACGACCCGAAGCGCCTGGTCACGGCGATGCGGGCGCGCGAGCTGGGCCGCACGCCGGTGGTCGTCGGCGACCGGATCGGCCTGGTCGGCGACACGTCGGGGCAGCCGGACACCCTGGCGCGCATCGTGAAGGTGGCCGAGCGGCACACCGTGCTGCGGCGCACCGCCGACGACACCGACCCGTTCGAGCGGGTGGTCGTGGCCAACGCCGAGCAGCTGGTGATCGTGTCGGCGCTCGCCGACCCCCAGCCGCGCCGGGGCTTCATCGACCGGTGCCTCGTCGCGGCCTACGCGGGCGGGCTGTCGCCGCTGCTGTGCCTGACGAAGTCGGACCTGGCGCCACCGGACGACCTGCTCGCCGCGTACGCGGAGCTGGACCTGCCGGTGGTGGTGACGCGGTCCGACCAGGACCCCGGCGCGTTGCGCGAGCGGCTGGTCGACCGGCTCTCCGCGCTGATCGGGCACTCGGGGGTCGGCAAGTCGACCCTGGTCAACCGGCTGGTGCCGGACGCGAACCGGGCCGTGGGCGTGGTCAGCGCCGTCGGCAAGGGCCGGCACACGTCGACGCAGGCCGTGGCCCTGCCGCTGCCCGAGGGCGGCTGGGCCGTGGACACGCCGGGCATCCGGTCGTTCGGGCTCGCGCACATCACGCCGGACGACATCGTCGCCGCGTTCCCGGACATGAAGGCGATGGCCGAGGAGTGCCCGCCGGGGTGCGGCCACCTGGGCGCGCCCGAGGACCCGGACTGCATGCTGGACGAGCTGGTGGTCACGGGTGAGGCGTCGACCGGGCGGCTGACCTCGCTGCGCCGGCTCCTGGAGTCGCGGGGCAAGTACGACGAGTACGACTGA
- the pruA gene encoding L-glutamate gamma-semialdehyde dehydrogenase: MDAVTSVPEPVNEAVRGYAPGTPERESLRRRVAELEGERHELTMTVDGRRRMAGGDRIDVVQPHDHRHVLGVTAQATAEDVADAVRAARRAAPGWRELPFDERAAVLLKAADLLAGPWRDTLNAATILGQSKSVQQAEIDSACELIDFLRFNVHFGRRLLAEQPASSAGVWNRFDHRPLDGFVVAITPFNFTAIAGNLPLAPALMGNTVVWKPSPTQQLAAHHTMRLLEAAGLPPGVVNLVTGDGRAVSEVALADPHFAGLHFTGSAATFKALWRTMADHLDDYRSYPRVVGETGGKDFVVAHPSADPDALVTALVRGAFEYQGQKCSAASRAYVARSVWSVVRDRLVDVTNSLSYGDVTNFDHFGGAVIDARAFAKHKAALDAAHRADTIEVLAGGTCDDEVGYFVRPTVLLGTDPRHEVFTTEYFGPILSVHVYEDADFADVLDLVDTSTPYALTGAVFADDRAAVAQAGRALRFAAGNFYVNDKPTGAVVGQQPFGGSRGSGTNDKAGSIFNLQRWISPRSIKETFVPATDHGYPHQG, encoded by the coding sequence ATGGACGCCGTCACCTCGGTACCCGAACCGGTCAACGAGGCGGTCCGCGGGTACGCGCCCGGCACGCCCGAGCGCGAGTCGCTGCGCCGCCGCGTGGCCGAGCTGGAGGGCGAGCGGCACGAGCTGACCATGACCGTCGACGGGCGGCGGCGGATGGCGGGCGGCGACCGGATCGACGTGGTGCAGCCGCACGACCACCGGCACGTCCTGGGCGTCACGGCGCAGGCCACGGCCGAGGACGTCGCCGACGCGGTGCGCGCCGCCCGCCGCGCCGCGCCCGGCTGGCGGGAGCTGCCGTTCGACGAGCGCGCCGCCGTTCTGCTCAAGGCGGCCGACCTGCTGGCGGGCCCGTGGCGGGACACGCTGAACGCCGCCACCATCCTGGGCCAGTCGAAGTCCGTCCAGCAGGCCGAGATCGACTCGGCGTGCGAGCTGATCGACTTCCTGCGCTTCAACGTCCACTTCGGCCGCCGCCTGCTGGCCGAGCAGCCCGCGTCGAGCGCGGGCGTGTGGAACCGGTTCGACCACCGCCCGCTGGACGGGTTCGTCGTCGCCATCACGCCGTTCAACTTCACGGCCATCGCGGGCAACCTGCCGCTCGCGCCCGCGTTGATGGGCAACACGGTCGTGTGGAAGCCGTCGCCGACGCAGCAGCTCGCCGCGCACCACACGATGCGCCTGCTGGAGGCGGCCGGCCTGCCGCCCGGCGTGGTCAACCTGGTCACCGGCGACGGTCGGGCCGTGTCCGAGGTCGCGCTGGCCGACCCGCACTTCGCGGGGCTGCACTTCACCGGGTCCGCGGCCACGTTCAAGGCGCTGTGGCGCACGATGGCCGACCACCTGGACGACTACCGCTCGTACCCGAGGGTGGTCGGCGAGACCGGTGGCAAGGACTTCGTCGTCGCGCACCCGTCCGCCGACCCGGACGCGCTGGTGACGGCCCTTGTCCGGGGCGCGTTCGAGTACCAGGGCCAGAAGTGCTCGGCCGCGTCCCGCGCGTACGTCGCCCGTTCGGTGTGGTCGGTGGTCCGCGACCGGCTCGTCGACGTGACGAACTCCCTGTCCTACGGCGACGTCACGAACTTCGACCACTTCGGCGGCGCGGTGATCGACGCGCGGGCGTTCGCCAAGCACAAGGCGGCGCTCGACGCCGCGCACCGCGCGGACACCATCGAGGTGCTGGCCGGCGGCACGTGCGACGACGAGGTCGGCTACTTCGTGCGGCCCACCGTCCTGCTCGGGACGGACCCGCGGCACGAGGTGTTCACCACCGAGTACTTCGGCCCGATCCTGTCCGTGCACGTCTACGAGGACGCCGACTTCGCCGACGTGCTCGACCTGGTCGACACCTCCACGCCGTACGCGCTGACCGGCGCGGTGTTCGCGGACGACCGCGCGGCCGTGGCGCAGGCAGGCCGGGCGCTGCGGTTCGCGGCGGGCAACTTCTACGTCAACGACAAGCCGACGGGCGCGGTGGTGGGGCAGCAGCCGTTCGGCGGCAGCCGCGGGTCGGGCACCAACGACAAGGCGGGCTCGATCTTCAACCTCCAGCGCTGGATCAGCCCGCGCTCCATCAAGGAGACCTTCGTGCCCGCGACCGACCACGGCTACCCGCACCAGGGCTGA
- a CDS encoding VOC family protein, with product MAKVTGIGGVFLRARNPLRLAGWYREHLGVPMSEHGAVTFHWEAAETTTFALFAHDTDYFGEPGQRAMLNLRVDDLPALLGQLRARGVEVLPQTEDSEFGRFGWVVDPEGNRVELWEPAPGM from the coding sequence GTGGCGAAAGTGACCGGCATCGGCGGGGTGTTCCTGCGCGCCCGCAACCCGCTCCGCTTAGCGGGGTGGTACCGCGAGCACCTCGGCGTGCCGATGAGCGAGCACGGCGCGGTGACGTTCCACTGGGAAGCGGCGGAGACGACGACGTTCGCGCTGTTCGCCCACGACACCGACTACTTCGGCGAACCGGGCCAGCGGGCCATGCTGAACCTGCGGGTCGACGACCTGCCCGCGCTGCTGGGGCAGTTGCGGGCGCGCGGCGTCGAGGTGCTGCCGCAGACCGAGGACTCCGAGTTCGGCCGGTTCGGCTGGGTCGTGGACCCGGAGGGCAACCGGGTGGAGCTGTGGGAGCCGGCACCAGGGATGTGA
- a CDS encoding DUF6912 family protein: MRVYLPATVAMLRDLVERGEFTPVGGTGFALTPALRESYASGDTEELEYSAMLDAARASLRLLAAEDKAVPRRAVVSVDVEDVKLRPDLDFSVVKVAGAVPAKLVAAIHLDTSDAEDAVREAVEVIDAADLGDPDAEFALGEAEDHELAWYAPQELRFLLDLM; this comes from the coding sequence ATGAGGGTGTACCTCCCGGCGACCGTCGCGATGCTGCGCGACCTGGTGGAGCGGGGCGAGTTCACGCCGGTCGGCGGCACCGGTTTCGCGCTGACGCCGGCCCTGCGCGAGTCCTACGCCTCCGGCGACACGGAGGAGCTGGAGTACTCGGCGATGCTCGACGCGGCTCGCGCGTCCCTGCGGCTGCTGGCGGCGGAGGACAAGGCCGTGCCGCGCCGGGCCGTGGTGTCGGTGGACGTGGAGGACGTGAAGCTCCGCCCGGACCTGGACTTCTCCGTGGTCAAGGTCGCCGGCGCGGTGCCTGCGAAGCTGGTCGCGGCGATCCACCTGGACACCTCGGACGCCGAGGACGCGGTCCGGGAGGCGGTCGAGGTGATCGACGCGGCGGACCTGGGCGACCCGGACGCGGAGTTCGCGCTGGGCGAGGCCGAGGACCACGAACTGGCCTGGTACGCCCCCCAGGAACTTCGCTTCCTGCTCGACCTCATGTAG
- a CDS encoding WS/DGAT/MGAT family O-acyltransferase, translating into MPDRLSALDASFLYLEDSTTPMHVGGVAVFRRPKAGFDYDGLVDLIEQRLSLVPRYRQKVVQVPGRLARPVWVDDPDFDVTYHVRRSALPKPGTDRQLHELVARLMSRPLDHSRPLWEIYLVEGLAEDRSAVITKSHQAMVDGTGAPEIGQVILDASATPREPVEALWMPQPQPSGLQLVADAVAEVVQRPGELVENVRNAALDTVATVRKVAGALGGLASAVRTAATPAPGSPLNVRISPQRRFAVARARLEDLRAIRRAHGGTVNDGVLAVLSGAMRTWLLSRGEVVTARTTMRAMTPMSVRDDDAPGGQVSAYLVDLPVGEPNPVVRLHHVSHAMRAHQESGQQVAAQTLVKFSGFAPPTLHAMGARAASSFSRRLFNVVVTNVPGPQVPLYAAGAKMIEMFPVVPLAKNQALSIGVTSYDGGVYFGLNADRDAMSDVDVLAAMVEESVEELMGTVSQ; encoded by the coding sequence ATGCCCGACCGCCTCTCCGCGCTGGACGCCTCGTTCCTGTACCTGGAGGACTCCACGACGCCGATGCACGTCGGCGGGGTGGCGGTGTTCCGCCGCCCGAAGGCGGGTTTCGACTACGACGGCCTGGTCGACCTGATCGAGCAGCGCCTGTCGCTCGTGCCCCGCTACCGGCAGAAGGTCGTGCAGGTGCCCGGCAGGCTGGCCCGCCCGGTGTGGGTGGACGACCCGGACTTCGACGTCACCTACCACGTGCGCCGGTCCGCGCTGCCCAAGCCGGGCACCGACCGGCAGCTGCACGAACTCGTGGCGCGGCTGATGTCCCGCCCGCTCGACCACAGCCGCCCGCTGTGGGAGATCTACCTGGTCGAGGGGTTGGCGGAGGACCGGTCGGCGGTGATCACCAAGTCGCACCAGGCGATGGTGGACGGCACCGGCGCGCCGGAGATCGGCCAGGTCATCCTGGACGCCTCGGCGACGCCGCGCGAGCCGGTGGAGGCGCTGTGGATGCCGCAACCGCAGCCCAGCGGCCTGCAACTGGTCGCGGACGCGGTCGCCGAGGTCGTCCAGCGGCCCGGCGAGCTGGTGGAGAACGTCCGCAACGCCGCCCTGGACACCGTGGCCACGGTCCGGAAGGTCGCGGGCGCGCTGGGCGGCCTCGCCTCGGCCGTCCGCACGGCCGCCACGCCCGCGCCGGGCAGCCCCCTGAACGTCCGCATCTCGCCGCAGCGCCGGTTCGCGGTGGCCCGCGCCCGCCTGGAGGACCTCCGCGCGATCCGCCGCGCGCACGGCGGCACGGTCAACGACGGCGTGCTGGCGGTCCTCTCCGGCGCGATGCGCACGTGGCTGTTGTCGCGCGGCGAGGTGGTGACCGCCCGGACGACCATGCGCGCGATGACCCCGATGTCCGTCCGGGACGACGACGCGCCCGGCGGCCAGGTGTCGGCGTACCTGGTGGACCTGCCGGTCGGCGAACCGAACCCGGTCGTGCGGCTGCACCACGTCAGCCACGCGATGCGCGCCCACCAGGAGTCCGGCCAGCAGGTCGCGGCGCAGACGCTGGTGAAGTTCTCGGGCTTCGCCCCGCCGACCCTGCACGCGATGGGCGCGCGGGCCGCCAGCTCGTTCTCGCGGCGGCTGTTCAACGTGGTGGTGACGAACGTGCCCGGTCCCCAGGTGCCGCTGTACGCGGCGGGGGCGAAGATGATCGAGATGTTCCCGGTCGTGCCCCTGGCCAAGAACCAGGCCCTCTCGATCGGCGTCACCTCGTACGACGGTGGTGTGTACTTCGGGTTGAACGCCGACCGGGACGCGATGTCCGACGTGGACGTCCTCGCGGCGATGGTCGAGGAGTCGGTGGAGGAACTGATGGGAACGGTGTCTCAATGA
- a CDS encoding phosphotransferase codes for MTPRNEAHRLLASGREADVYLRPDGLLLKRSRTGRDLEHEARLLRHLGSRGVPVPRVHDVAGRDLVMEYVPGPRMSQELDAKPWRAGALGRELAGLHRRLDHVDAPDFLAGDGRLLHLDLHPGNIVLGPAGPVVVDWASAQRGDRRVDVALSWLAIAVAPLRPFKRLARSRLVRGFLSGVDREVRAAMPAAAEIRLARHSRDPVEVSAVRRLVERCSD; via the coding sequence ATGACCCCGCGCAACGAGGCGCACCGTCTGTTGGCCAGCGGCCGGGAGGCGGACGTCTACCTGCGTCCCGACGGCCTGCTGCTCAAGCGCAGCCGCACCGGTCGAGACCTGGAGCACGAGGCCCGGTTGCTGCGCCACCTCGGCAGCCGGGGCGTGCCGGTGCCCAGGGTGCACGACGTCGCCGGCCGCGACCTGGTGATGGAGTACGTGCCCGGCCCGCGCATGTCGCAGGAGCTGGACGCCAAGCCGTGGCGCGCGGGCGCGCTGGGGCGCGAGCTGGCGGGGCTGCACCGCAGGCTCGACCACGTCGACGCGCCCGACTTCCTCGCCGGCGACGGTCGCCTGCTGCACCTCGACCTGCACCCCGGCAACATCGTCCTGGGCCCCGCGGGGCCGGTGGTCGTGGACTGGGCGTCCGCGCAGCGCGGCGACCGCCGGGTGGACGTCGCGCTGAGCTGGCTGGCGATCGCGGTGGCCCCGCTGCGGCCGTTCAAGCGGCTGGCCCGCTCCCGGCTGGTGCGCGGGTTCCTGTCGGGCGTCGACCGGGAGGTGCGCGCGGCGATGCCGGCCGCCGCCGAGATCAGGCTCGCCCGGCACAGCCGAGACCCGGTCGAGGTCAGCGCCGTGCGCAGGCTCGTGGAGAGGTGCAGCGACTAG
- a CDS encoding TrmH family RNA methyltransferase, translating to MPSPKDRFVTVYGRKPVLEALEDPRLEVDKVLLAEGARGPAAREILDAAGRRGVRVQRATAQRVKVLAGNGRHDQGVLADVVAPRMLPLAQALEQRPRCVLLLDGITTPANVGMILRTATAAGVDGIVVPRRGVASIDPLVVKASAGVAFRAPVLKCATAGEAAAELSAAGYPIYALDAGARESLYTADLPGRAAYVLGSETAGISDDVRAHVTGLLSIPMAAGVESLNVAGAAAVLCFEVARRRSAR from the coding sequence GTGCCATCCCCCAAAGACCGCTTCGTCACCGTCTACGGCCGCAAGCCCGTGTTGGAAGCCCTCGAAGACCCCCGGCTGGAGGTCGACAAGGTGCTGCTCGCCGAGGGCGCGCGCGGTCCGGCGGCGCGCGAGATCCTGGATGCCGCCGGTCGCCGCGGCGTGCGGGTCCAGCGAGCGACGGCGCAGCGGGTCAAGGTGCTGGCCGGCAACGGGCGGCACGACCAGGGCGTGCTGGCCGACGTGGTCGCGCCGCGGATGCTGCCGCTCGCGCAGGCGTTGGAGCAGCGGCCCCGGTGCGTGCTGCTGCTGGACGGCATCACGACGCCCGCGAACGTCGGCATGATCCTCCGCACGGCGACGGCCGCCGGCGTGGACGGGATCGTCGTGCCGCGCCGCGGGGTCGCCTCGATCGACCCGCTGGTGGTGAAGGCGTCGGCCGGGGTGGCGTTCCGGGCCCCGGTGCTGAAGTGCGCGACGGCGGGCGAGGCGGCGGCCGAGCTGAGCGCCGCCGGCTACCCGATCTACGCCTTGGACGCGGGCGCGCGGGAGTCCCTCTACACCGCCGACCTGCCGGGGCGAGCCGCCTACGTGCTGGGCAGCGAGACCGCGGGCATCTCGGACGACGTCCGCGCGCACGTCACCGGGCTGCTGTCCATCCCGATGGCGGCGGGCGTCGAGTCGCTGAACGTGGCCGGCGCGGCGGCCGTGCTGTGCTTCGAGGTCGCCCGGCGGCGCTCCGCGCGCTGA
- a CDS encoding HAD-IA family hydrolase gives MLEPSGREIASYHDHLLEVGVRGLVLDFGGVLTDYGDDYTLDLPPLAAVAGRVRRRGVRTAILSNADGLWSPPDGWEELFDVVVTSGEVGCAKPDRRIYLLVAERLGLAPDACVFVDDLAVNVRGAAAAGMVGVHHRSVRSTLEELEVLLEVPLRG, from the coding sequence ATGCTCGAACCGAGCGGACGCGAAATCGCGTCGTACCACGATCACCTGCTGGAGGTAGGTGTGCGCGGGTTGGTGCTGGACTTCGGCGGTGTGCTCACCGATTACGGCGACGACTACACCCTCGACCTGCCACCCCTGGCCGCCGTCGCGGGGCGGGTGCGGCGGCGCGGCGTGCGCACGGCGATCCTGTCCAACGCCGACGGGCTGTGGTCGCCGCCCGACGGGTGGGAGGAGCTGTTCGACGTCGTCGTGACGTCCGGCGAGGTGGGGTGCGCCAAACCCGACCGGCGGATCTACCTGCTGGTGGCCGAGCGGCTCGGGCTCGCGCCGGACGCCTGCGTGTTCGTCGACGACCTCGCGGTCAACGTCCGGGGCGCGGCGGCGGCCGGCATGGTGGGCGTGCACCACCGGTCCGTGCGGTCCACGCTGGAGGAACTCGAAGTGCTGCTGGAGGTCCCCCTCCGGGGTTAG
- a CDS encoding Rv3235 family protein: MSSPTRVLRVRRPVDHRAVTARRLLTAVVEAVDGRRPLTQLRGVLTAGTAAEVGRAVAAGEGVRLDGVRLCRVTHEVTELAGVVVTRRGKVRAVAARMEWAGDRWRCTEFHLLP, translated from the coding sequence ATGTCATCCCCGACCCGCGTGCTGCGCGTGCGGCGGCCCGTGGACCACCGGGCCGTCACGGCGCGCCGCCTGCTGACGGCCGTGGTGGAGGCGGTGGACGGCCGCCGTCCGCTCACGCAGCTGCGCGGCGTCCTCACCGCGGGCACGGCGGCCGAGGTGGGCAGGGCCGTGGCGGCCGGCGAGGGCGTGCGCCTGGACGGCGTCCGGCTGTGCCGGGTCACGCACGAGGTCACCGAACTCGCCGGCGTCGTGGTGACCCGCCGGGGGAAGGTCCGCGCGGTGGCCGCCCGGATGGAGTGGGCCGGCGACCGGTGGCGGTGCACGGAATTCCACCTGCTGCCGTGA